A single Gasterosteus aculeatus chromosome 2, fGasAcu3.hap1.1, whole genome shotgun sequence DNA region contains:
- the LOC120829611 gene encoding taste receptor type 1 member 1: MEHFLALLSLLGAFLHDSIQCTAPASEFQLEGEYLIGGLFDIHQSVPVYHDRPEAIDCSSQPFLLPNYRMFQLMRFAVQEINNSTSLLPNVSLGYEIFDHCSSTQNFPDIFKLISINGLIQPWVEPHWQQAHKINVSKVIAVVGPFTSTQVLTVAPLLMVDLIPVASSTIFTVRKTQ; encoded by the exons ATGGAACATTTTCTCGCTTTGCTGAGTCTTTTGGGAGCTTTTCTACATGACTCGATTCAATGCACTGCCCCGGCCTCAGAGTTTCAGCTTGAAGGAGAGTATTTGATTGGTGGACTTTTTGATATTCATCAAAGTGTTCCTGTTTATCACGACAGACCAGAAGCAATCGACTGCTCAAG TCAACCCTTCCTTCTCCCAAATTATCGAATGTTTCAGTTGATGAGATTCGCTGTACAAGAAATCAATAACTCCACCAGCCTCCTGCCGAACGTATCTCTCGGCTATGAGATATTTGATCATTGCTCATCGACACAGAACTTTCCAGATATTTTCAAACTAATCTCAATCAATGGTTTAATCCAACCTTGGGTTGAACCACACTGGCAACAAGCACATAAGATAAATGTGTCCAAAGTGATCGCAGTGGTTGGTCCTTTTACAAGCACTCAGGTCCTGACTGTGGCCCCACTTTTGATGGTGGATCTCATTCCTGTGGCAAGTTCAACTATTTTTACAGTCAGAAAAACTCAGTAA
- the LOC120828746 gene encoding taste receptor type 1 member 1 translates to MKHFLASLSLLGAFLHSLAQRAVPASEFLLEGDYVLGGIFDIHRSVTVYHDRPKAINCSSQPFILPSYRRFQLMRFSVEEINNSTDLLPNVSLGYEIFDHCSEVHNFPGILKLLSADSLIQPWAEPHKNLSKVKAVVGPFSSTDTLTVASLFMMDLIPMVSYGAAFSALKEKEIFPSFLRTVHSNNNMIEVIVTILQHFNWRWVAFLNSDDSFGEDGWDMFIRRIKDTEICLAYTKRLNDKTDNYQMFKQIDSQRIGIIIVFAPELGAEALIESAIELNVTNKVWIAVDTWSLNKKLLKEKGIKQIGTVLGVSQPVVTIPGFSEFIHHSKSQTHCENAGQNVFCNQVCNCRSLTPEEILNMDPSYNFPVYSAVYAIAHALHNTLQCGTDTCNGNFTVFPYMVLAELKKSNFTLLNQRIQFDEKGEPMFGSYSIVFWNHSGEAEEIGFYRFHPSDHFINSSSIHWYTKGEVPTSICSKECAVGFAKISNGIHKCCFNCEICPNGTYLNITEDPYECINCKDTEWSAAGSTSCNLRELEFVPFTDIGAILIMVGAWALVVLTVAMSVLFAINYNTPVVRSAGGPMCFLIFGCLCLSNVSVFFYFGKPTASSCVMRLFPFIMFYTVCLACFVVRSFQIVFIFKIAAKFPKLHSVWIKYHGQWLFITLAFVTQALLLLFGNMFAPPKPHNETSWYPDKTIIVCEMNIKASLGPALLLVSLCFLCFIFSYMGKDLPKNYNEAKSITFCLLLLILTWIIFATGFLLYKSKDIQTLNALAILSSLYSFLLWYFMPKCYIIIFQSHRNTQEYFQGLIQNYTKTISN, encoded by the exons atgaaacattttcttgCTTCTCTGTCTCTTCTGGGAGCTTTTCTACATTCCTTGGCTCAACGGGCTGTCCCAGCCTCGGAGTTTCTGCTGGAGGGAGATTACGTGTTAGGTGGAATTTTTGATATTCATCGCAGCGTCACTGTTTATCATGACAGACCCAAAGCCATTAACTGCTCCAG TCAACCCTTCATTCTGCCAAGTTATCGCCGGTTTCAGTTGATGAGATTTTCTGTCGAGGAAATCAATAACTCCACCGACCTTCTGCCAAATGTGTCTCTCGGCTATGAGATATTTGACCACTGCTCAGAGGTTCACAATTTTCCAGGCATTTTAAAACTCCTCTCAGCGGACAGCTTGATACAGCCTTGGGCTGAACCACACAAGAATTTGTCCAAAGTAAAGGCAGTGGTCGGCCCTTTTTCAAGCACCGACACCCTAACTGTAGCGTCACTGTTCATGATGGATTTGATTCCTATG GTCAGTTATGGAGCTGCTTTCTCTGCCcttaaagagaaagaaatatttCCCTCTTTCCTACGAACAGTGCATTCCAATAACAACATGATTGAAGTGATTGTCACCATTCTGCAACACTTCAACTGGCGATGGGTTGCATTTCTTAACAGTGATGACAGTTTTGGGGAAGATGGCTGGGATATGTTTATAAGGAGGATTAAAGATACTGAGATTTGCCTGGCATACACCAAAAGACTCAATGACAAAACAGATAATTACCAAATGTTCAAACAGATAGATTCACAGAGGATAGGCATCATTATTGTTTTTGCCCCAGAATTGGGAGCGGAAGCTCTTATTGAATCAGCAATAGAACTAAACGTCACCAACAAGGTGTGGATAGCAGTGGACACATGGTCCTTGAACAAGAAGCTCCTCAAAGAGAAAGGAATCAAACAAATTGGGACTGTACTAGGAGTGTCTCAGCCAGTGGTGACAATACCGGGTTTCAGTGAGTTTATCCATCATTCAAAAAGCCAGACTCACTGTGAAAATGCaggacaaaatgtgttttgcaaTCAGGTTTGCAACTGCAGGAGCCTGACACCAGAAGAAATCCTCAACATGGACCCATCTTATAATTTCCCTGTCTATTCTGCTGTATATGCCATTGCGCATGCCTTACACAATACCTTGCAGTGTGGAACTGATACATGTAATGGCAATTTTACAGTGTTTCCGTACATG GTTCTAGCAGAGCTGAAGAAGTCAAACTTTACACTTTTAAATCAACGTATCCAGTTTGATGAGAAGGGTGAACCCATGTTCGGATCCTACTCTATTGTTTTCTGGAACCACAGCGGTGAAGCAGAGGAGATTGGCTTTTATAGATTCCACCCATCAGACCATTTCATCAATAGCAGCAGCATTCACTGGTACACAAAGGGAGAA gtgCCTACTTCAATCTGTTCCAAAGAATGTGCTGTAGGATTTGCAAAAATATCCAATGGAATCCACAAATGCTGCTTTAATTGTGAAATATGTCCAAATGGAACTTATCTCAACATCACAG AGGATCCCTACGAGTGCATCAACTGTAAGGACACAGAATGGTCTGCAGCAGGAAGCACATCATGTAATCTGCGGGAGTTGGAGTTCGTCCCATTCACAGACATTGGTGCCATACTGATCATGGTGGGAGCCTGGGCCTTGGTGGTCCTCACAGTAGCCATGTCCGTTCTCTTTGCCATCAACTACAACACACCTGTCGTCAGATCTGCTGGGGGGCCGATGTGCTTCCTCATTTTTGGCTGCCTGTGTCTGTCTAATGTCAGTGTGTTCTTTTACTTTGGTAAGCCCACTGCTTCCTCTTGTGTCATGAGGCTCTTCCCATTTATCATGTTTTACACCGTTTGTCTAGCATGTTTTGTGGTGCGATCTTTccaaattgttttcattttcaaaatagctGCCAAGTTCCCAAAGCTCCACAGTGTGTGGATAAAGTATCATGGACAGTGGCTGTTCATCACGCTGGCATTTGTTACTCAGGCACTCTTACTTCTTTTTGGCAATATGTTTGCACCTCCAAAGCCCCACAATGAAACCTCTTGGTACCCAGACAAAACCATCATTGTTTGTGAGATGAATATCAAAGCATCCCTTGGACCTGCACTCTTACTTGTATCTCTGTGCTTcctttgctttattttctcatACATGGGCAAAGATCTTCCTAAAAATTACAATGAAGCCAAATCAATAACCTTTTGTCTGCTCCTGCTGATCCTCACATGGATCATCTTTGCCACTGGATTCTTACTTTACAAGAGCAAGGACATCCAGACACTTAACGCCCTGGCAATACTCTCAAGTCTCTACTCCTTCCTGTTGTGGTATTTCATGCCAAAATGCTACATCATAATTTTCCAATCCCACAGAAACACTCAGGAGTACTTCCAAGGTCTCATTCAGAATTATACCAAAACAATCAGCAATTAA